From a single Salvelinus namaycush isolate Seneca chromosome 14, SaNama_1.0, whole genome shotgun sequence genomic region:
- the LOC120058766 gene encoding ubiquitin-like modifier-activating enzyme 1: protein MTLLHISLATHPVCKPINTVCVGLTFVCVCRLCLSSVVCVCRLCLSSVSVCVCVDDNRLEELKTLLPGLEASSHFKLTAIDFEKDDDSNFHMDFIVAASNLRAENYHIPPADRHKSKLIAGKIIPAIATTTSAVVGLVCLELIKIVQGHKKVDSFKNGFMNLALPFFGFSEPVAAPSHKVQGRPSHPVTLNKT, encoded by the exons ATGACCCTACTACATATCTCATTGGCCACCCACCCTGTCTGTAAACCAATCAACACTGTCTGTGTAGGCCTAACCTTCGTCTGTGTCTGTCGTCTGTGTCTGTCGTCTGTCGTCTGTGTCTGTCGTCTGTGTCTgtcgtctgtgtctgtctgcgtgtgtgtaGATGACAACAGGCTGGAGGAACTGAAGACTCTGCTGCCTGGACTGGAAGCTTCTTCTCACTTTAAACTCACTGCCATCGACTTTGAGAAG GATGATGACTCTAATTTCCACATGGACTTCATCGTGGCGGCGTCCAACCTACGAGCAGAGAACTATCACATTCCCCCTGCCGACAGACACAAG agtaAGCTGATAGCTGGGAAGATCATTCCTGCGATAGCGACCACCACGTCGGCGGTCgtaggtctggtctgtctggagCTCATCAAGATCGTTCAGGGACACAAGAAGGTGGATTCGTTTAAGAACGGCTTCATGAACCTGGCGCTGCCCTTCTTCGGCTTCTCAGAACCCGTCGCTGCTCCCAGCCACAAGGTACAGGGGAGGCCTTCCCACCCCGTCACCCTGAACAAGACGTAG